From a single Calothrix sp. NIES-2098 genomic region:
- a CDS encoding putative short chain dehydrogenase, which translates to MSFIDEIDPINALIVGASQGIGLGFVKKLLHDRRITKIYATYRQPDSALELINLANEHPERLTCLKLDITDESQIAEAIQQISTQVNKVHLVVNCVGILHEGTLQPEKSLRQINPENLLRYFQINSIGAVLLAKHLLPLFKHGERSVFANISAKIGSIGDNQLGGWYGYRASKAALNMLIRTAAIEYSRSSPKTLVVTLHPGTTDTRLSRPFQKNVAAEKLFSVERTVTQLLNVIEQLQEGDSGQFFSWDGSRLPW; encoded by the coding sequence ATGTCTTTTATTGATGAAATCGATCCTATTAACGCATTAATTGTAGGAGCCAGCCAAGGTATTGGTTTAGGTTTTGTGAAAAAATTACTGCACGATCGCAGAATTACAAAAATATATGCTACCTACCGTCAACCAGATTCAGCCTTGGAGTTAATTAATCTTGCAAACGAACATCCTGAGCGCTTAACTTGTTTGAAATTAGATATCACTGACGAATCACAAATTGCTGAAGCTATTCAACAGATAAGTACTCAAGTTAACAAGGTGCATTTGGTAGTCAATTGTGTAGGAATACTACATGAAGGTACTCTGCAACCAGAAAAAAGTTTAAGACAAATAAATCCAGAAAATTTACTACGCTACTTTCAAATTAACAGTATTGGTGCTGTGTTGTTGGCTAAACATCTATTGCCATTATTCAAACATGGAGAACGCAGCGTTTTTGCTAATATTTCTGCCAAGATTGGTAGTATTGGTGATAACCAACTTGGTGGATGGTATGGTTATCGAGCCTCCAAAGCAGCATTAAATATGTTGATACGTACAGCCGCAATTGAATATAGCAGAAGTAGTCCTAAAACTTTGGTAGTAACATTACATCCTGGGACAACTGATACGCGCCTGTCACGTCCCTTCCAGAAAAATGTAGCCGCAGAAAAGTTATTTTCAGTAGAACGGACTGTGACCCAATTGCTGAATGTTATCGAACAACTTCAAGAAGGTGATAGCGGACAATTTTTTTCTTGGGATGGGAGCCGCTTGCCTTGGTAG
- a CDS encoding XisH protein: MGAACLGREQPDRVLYLAISWDTYRDFFTWKLIQDVIAEHQIKLLIFDPVKQEVVLWKE, translated from the coding sequence ATGGGAGCCGCTTGCCTTGGTAGGGAACAACCCGATCGAGTTTTGTATTTGGCAATTTCTTGGGATACTTATCGAGATTTCTTTACTTGGAAGTTGATTCAAGATGTAATTGCAGAACACCAAATAAAGTTATTGATTTTTGATCCAGTCAAACAAGAAGTTGTCTTATGGAAAGAATAA
- a CDS encoding XisI protein-like protein, whose amino-acid sequence MERINYSQVVQEILQGHSDNDSEDGTEVQLIFDTERHHYQVLHIGWKEKELRRVYGCIIHVDIKDGKIWIQRDGTEVGVANELVVAGVPKQDIVLGFHAPYKRKFTEFATG is encoded by the coding sequence ATGGAAAGAATAAATTATTCTCAAGTAGTACAAGAAATTCTCCAAGGACATTCAGACAACGACTCTGAAGATGGCACAGAGGTACAGCTAATTTTTGATACAGAGCGTCATCACTATCAAGTGCTTCATATTGGTTGGAAAGAAAAAGAATTAAGGCGAGTTTATGGTTGCATTATCCATGTGGATATTAAAGATGGCAAGATTTGGATTCAGCGAGATGGAACTGAGGTAGGTGTCGCTAATGAATTAGTAGTAGCGGGAGTACCAAAACAAGATATTGTTTTGGGTTTTCATGCGCCTTATAAACGCAAGTTTACTGAGTTTGCCACAGGTTGA
- a CDS encoding multi-sensor hybrid multi-kinase — protein MKRDRTGKFIHSWGLESKQAVNLSLTKTAWQNLKQEASKRGISRSELVERFARSFESGATDNYLGEGNGNINASENFQRSEERFREIIDAIPQIVWTCKPTGEAEYFNQQALHTFGINLEQLFINGWHPLVHPEDLQPTINAWMTAVTTGNDYQIEYRLKIADGSYRWYLGRAIPKRDRIGKIRRWFGTCTDIHDRKQQAQTQANQYQWLEAVMNLLPIPLLFIDPDTACFTFANQAAKEMAGGEISRDRPAGIYDTDFYCTDATGKLIPPEQLPAVRVARGEKIQGAELNWHTPNHVYPLLVHADTLPAMHDRPAIGVMVFQDIRDRKQTELQLQQNQRFIQRVADATPGILYIYDLIEQRNVYVNRQIGELLGYTATQVQAMGDRLFAQLLHPEDFARLPAHIEQMHQAQDGEIIEWEYRIQHSNGEWRWFLSRNLIFSRTENGLPQQIIGISHDITDRKQVEAALQASEAQARARAEELEAFMEVVPVAVWLSRDPQCHQVTVNPAAYELMRATPGSVATATPADGVYPFKFKTQRNGQDILPEELSLQKAGRTGQEVCEEAELVFEDGVVRHIYGKAVPIKDEQGKVRGVVGAYVDISNRKQLEAELRRQERQFKTLAENAPDIISRVDANFRHLYVSPAVEPATGMPKEAFIGKTNADLGMPEEICKFWQDNLQQVFSTGQSHTVEFSFLTPNGKRWYQSRLVPEFAADNSVESILGIARDVTDYKQVEQALRQSQERYCSLAESLPQLVCMSDADGMTNYCNQSWIDYSRLTLEKTQGNGWQQVVHPEELPIFMERWTEALKRGNSFTIELRLRRFDNVYRWHLSRTVPIKAENGSIVSWLGTATDIDDRKRSEQRERFLAQASQTFAAARLDLQTILDTITQLIGELTGDTCILSLLSEDKQWLKTVSFHHINTEVKEFLGKLLQQPRSIQEGMAGEVARTGEMIFLPEVSPEQLRNSLQREYLPYLERFGIYSLLIVPLKVQEQIIGTLGISREIPGNPYSNDRPRLLQDIADRAAMAIANARLYQQAQQARKQAEQLADRTSRLQLVTAALSESLTPTQVAEVIVEQSISVLNASAALVAIVCENRTELEIIHSVGFEPEIVNRWRRISLASSSPLPDAVRTGQPVWEESKAQRVTHYPHLEDIYASYDYVAWISLPLMVEGRAVGGITLGFKEFSSLNQDERAFMLALSQQAAGAIARAQLYEAEQRARATAEAANRTKDEFLAVLSHELRTPLNPILGWTSLLRQGNLDAKKTAAALETIERNAKLQVQLIEDLLDISRILQGKLNLNSALVDLKATINAAIETVRLAAEAKAIQIHSNFTLNVSHVLGDAGRLQQVVWNLLSNAVKFTPTGGRIEIKLETIDTEAQIQVTDTGRGINSEFLPYVFDYFRQADSSITRTFGGLGLGLAIVRHIVELHGGTVKAQSPGDQQGATFTVRLPLLLTPTSIMEEEALTQDTLTLEGIEVLVVDDEPDNLELVAFILETAGANAIVVSSAKEVLQRLNQKVPDILLADIGMPQMDGYTLLREIRALPTQQGGEIKAIALTAYAGEINRQQALQAGFQNYLSKPVDPEELVEAIAQVLQGE, from the coding sequence GTGAAGCGCGATCGAACAGGCAAATTTATCCACAGTTGGGGATTAGAGTCGAAACAAGCGGTTAACTTATCGCTAACTAAAACGGCTTGGCAGAACCTCAAGCAGGAAGCAAGTAAACGCGGCATTTCTCGTTCGGAACTGGTAGAACGTTTTGCTCGTAGCTTTGAATCAGGTGCCACTGACAACTATCTTGGTGAAGGCAACGGCAACATTAACGCCTCAGAAAATTTCCAGCGATCTGAAGAACGATTTCGCGAAATTATCGATGCCATTCCGCAAATAGTTTGGACTTGTAAACCAACTGGTGAAGCGGAGTATTTCAACCAACAAGCCCTACATACTTTTGGTATTAACTTAGAACAACTATTTATTAATGGTTGGCATCCATTAGTTCATCCTGAAGATTTACAGCCAACTATTAATGCTTGGATGACAGCAGTTACTACAGGTAACGATTACCAGATTGAGTATCGTTTAAAAATAGCAGATGGTTCCTATCGTTGGTATTTAGGACGTGCTATTCCTAAGCGCGATCGCATAGGTAAAATTAGGCGCTGGTTTGGTACTTGCACAGACATTCACGATCGCAAGCAACAAGCGCAAACCCAAGCAAATCAATACCAATGGTTAGAAGCAGTAATGAATCTGCTACCGATTCCCCTGTTATTTATTGACCCTGATACAGCTTGCTTCACCTTCGCAAATCAAGCGGCAAAAGAAATGGCAGGAGGTGAAATTTCTCGCGATCGCCCGGCTGGGATTTACGATACAGATTTTTACTGCACTGATGCGACAGGAAAATTAATCCCACCCGAACAATTGCCAGCAGTTCGGGTAGCGCGAGGTGAAAAAATTCAAGGGGCGGAATTAAACTGGCACACTCCGAATCATGTTTATCCGCTGTTAGTCCATGCCGATACTTTACCTGCAATGCACGATCGCCCGGCAATTGGCGTCATGGTATTTCAGGATATTCGCGATCGCAAGCAAACAGAGTTACAACTGCAACAAAATCAGCGGTTTATTCAACGAGTTGCCGATGCGACACCGGGAATTTTGTACATTTACGACTTGATTGAGCAGCGTAATGTTTATGTAAATCGGCAGATAGGCGAACTTCTAGGCTACACAGCGACACAAGTGCAAGCAATGGGCGATCGGTTATTTGCCCAATTACTGCATCCAGAAGATTTCGCTAGGCTTCCGGCTCACATTGAACAGATGCATCAAGCACAAGATGGAGAGATTATTGAGTGGGAATATCGCATACAACATAGTAATGGAGAATGGCGCTGGTTTTTGAGTCGGAATTTAATATTTAGCCGTACAGAAAATGGCTTACCCCAGCAAATCATCGGCATTTCTCATGATATTACTGACCGCAAACAAGTAGAAGCTGCCCTGCAAGCCAGCGAGGCACAGGCGCGAGCCAGAGCAGAGGAATTAGAAGCATTTATGGAAGTAGTTCCGGTTGCTGTTTGGCTGTCCCGCGATCCGCAGTGCCATCAGGTAACTGTCAATCCCGCAGCTTATGAATTAATGCGGGCAACACCTGGTTCTGTTGCCACTGCTACCCCTGCGGATGGCGTGTATCCTTTCAAGTTTAAAACGCAACGCAACGGTCAAGATATCCTACCAGAGGAATTATCTTTGCAAAAAGCTGGCAGAACCGGACAGGAAGTTTGCGAAGAAGCAGAACTGGTGTTTGAAGACGGTGTAGTACGGCATATCTACGGTAAGGCAGTTCCCATCAAAGATGAGCAGGGCAAAGTTAGAGGTGTAGTTGGGGCGTATGTAGATATTAGCAATCGCAAACAATTAGAAGCGGAACTCCGCCGCCAAGAGCGACAATTCAAAACCCTCGCTGAAAATGCTCCCGATATCATCAGTCGAGTCGATGCCAATTTTCGCCACCTCTACGTTAGTCCTGCCGTTGAACCAGCAACAGGAATGCCAAAAGAAGCATTCATTGGCAAAACTAATGCCGATTTAGGTATGCCTGAAGAAATTTGTAAATTTTGGCAAGATAATTTGCAGCAAGTTTTTAGTACAGGTCAAAGCCATACTGTTGAGTTTAGTTTTTTAACACCCAATGGTAAGCGCTGGTATCAATCGCGTTTAGTACCTGAGTTTGCAGCAGATAACTCAGTGGAATCTATATTGGGAATTGCTCGTGATGTGACCGACTACAAACAAGTCGAACAGGCGTTGCGACAAAGTCAGGAACGCTATTGCTCGTTGGCAGAATCCTTGCCACAGCTTGTCTGTATGTCCGATGCGGATGGAATGACCAATTACTGCAATCAAAGTTGGATTGATTACAGTCGGCTAACCCTAGAAAAAACTCAAGGTAATGGATGGCAGCAGGTTGTACATCCTGAAGAGCTTCCCATATTTATGGAAAGGTGGACAGAGGCTTTAAAACGAGGCAATAGCTTCACAATTGAGTTGCGGCTCAGAAGATTTGATAATGTTTATCGCTGGCATTTGAGCAGAACTGTTCCCATCAAAGCCGAAAATGGCAGTATCGTTAGTTGGTTAGGAACAGCAACCGATATTGATGACCGCAAACGCAGCGAGCAAAGAGAACGGTTTTTGGCACAAGCTTCCCAAACTTTTGCCGCAGCTCGGTTGGATTTGCAAACGATTTTAGACACTATTACCCAACTGATTGGCGAGTTAACTGGTGATACTTGCATCTTGAGTTTGTTATCGGAAGACAAACAGTGGCTAAAGACTGTTTCCTTTCACCATATCAATACTGAAGTCAAAGAATTTCTTGGCAAACTACTACAGCAGCCGCGTTCGATTCAGGAGGGTATGGCAGGAGAAGTGGCAAGGACTGGTGAAATGATTTTCTTGCCAGAGGTATCGCCAGAACAGCTGCGTAATTCCCTTCAACGAGAATATTTGCCTTATTTAGAACGCTTCGGTATTTACAGTTTGTTAATTGTACCGTTGAAAGTGCAGGAGCAAATTATTGGCACGCTCGGTATTTCCCGCGAAATCCCAGGAAATCCCTATAGTAACGATCGTCCAAGGTTACTACAAGATATAGCAGACCGAGCCGCAATGGCGATCGCTAATGCTCGACTGTACCAACAAGCACAACAAGCCCGTAAACAAGCAGAGCAACTTGCCGATCGTACCAGCCGCCTACAGTTAGTCACAGCTGCTCTTTCCGAGTCGCTCACACCCACTCAAGTTGCGGAAGTGATTGTCGAACAGAGTATTTCTGTACTCAATGCCAGCGCTGCTTTAGTGGCAATTGTCTGTGAAAATCGCACAGAGTTAGAAATCATCCACTCTGTTGGTTTTGAACCAGAGATCGTGAATAGATGGCGGCGAATTTCTCTGGCATCATCAAGTCCATTGCCAGATGCAGTGCGTACTGGACAACCTGTTTGGGAAGAGTCGAAGGCACAGCGCGTCACGCACTATCCCCATCTGGAGGATATTTATGCTAGCTATGATTATGTCGCTTGGATTTCCTTACCTCTAATGGTTGAGGGTCGAGCAGTCGGCGGCATCACCCTTGGCTTTAAGGAATTCTCTTCCCTGAATCAGGATGAGCGAGCATTCATGTTGGCATTATCTCAGCAAGCAGCTGGTGCGATCGCTCGCGCCCAACTCTACGAAGCCGAACAACGAGCTAGAGCCACAGCAGAAGCAGCAAACCGGACAAAAGACGAATTTCTCGCTGTTCTCTCTCACGAATTGCGAACGCCCTTAAATCCAATTCTCGGCTGGACTTCATTACTGCGTCAGGGGAACCTAGACGCCAAAAAAACAGCCGCAGCCCTAGAAACTATCGAGCGCAATGCCAAGTTACAAGTCCAACTTATAGAAGATTTACTCGATATTTCGCGGATTTTACAAGGCAAGCTCAACTTAAATTCGGCTCTCGTTGACCTCAAAGCCACTATTAACGCAGCCATTGAAACTGTACGTTTGGCAGCTGAAGCTAAAGCTATTCAAATTCACAGCAATTTTACCTTGAATGTTAGCCATGTTTTAGGCGATGCAGGTCGGTTGCAGCAAGTTGTGTGGAATTTGCTCTCGAATGCAGTCAAGTTCACCCCTACGGGGGGTCGAATTGAAATTAAATTAGAGACAATTGATACAGAGGCCCAAATTCAAGTCACAGATACTGGCAGAGGTATCAATTCGGAGTTCTTACCTTATGTCTTCGATTATTTTCGCCAAGCTGATAGCAGTATCACCCGAACCTTTGGCGGTTTAGGCTTGGGATTGGCGATCGTGCGGCATATCGTAGAACTGCATGGGGGAACGGTCAAAGCCCAAAGCCCTGGAGATCAACAGGGAGCTACCTTCACCGTCAGACTACCACTGCTATTAACACCGACTTCCATAATGGAGGAAGAAGCATTGACACAAGACACCCTGACATTGGAAGGAATTGAAGTTTTAGTTGTAGATGACGAACCAGATAATCTAGAATTAGTTGCTTTTATTCTAGAAACAGCGGGTGCTAACGCGATTGTTGTATCTTCCGCAAAAGAGGTATTGCAGCGACTTAATCAAAAGGTTCCTGATATTTTATTAGCTGATATTGGGATGCCGCAAATGGATGGCTATACATTGCTACGGGAGATTAGAGCCTTACCAACACAACAAGGCGGAGAGATAAAAGCGATCGCTTTGACTGCCTATGCCGGAGAAATCAATCGCCAGCAAGCCCTGCAAGCCGGATTTCAAAACTATCTCTCCAAACCAGTTGACCCAGAAGAGTTGGTTGAGGCGATCGCTCAAGTTTTGCAGGGCGAGTAA
- a CDS encoding CheB methylesterase — translation MAQNQKQAIVRDLIVVGASAGGVEALTYLVKQLPTDFNAAVMVVLHVHSQSPPILAEILNSAGKLPASTAQNGEAIEKGRIYVAPPEYHLRLQPGYLQLTKGPKENHHRPAIDPLFRSAARAYGRRAIAVLLTGMLDDGTAGLMAVKMRGGVAVVQDPDDAMYSGMPRSALENVEEIDYILPLSEIPSILVTLVNTPTEKPRQSKLESDTAQSNMEAEDSGALVGQPSTYTCPDCGGVLWEIEEGKMLHFKCHTGHAFGAETLMALQSEVFEEALWSAVRALQEKAMLSERMASRMRYRNLELAAQQMEQEAEAAKQRSLIIREVLEKGNKLI, via the coding sequence ATGGCTCAAAACCAAAAGCAGGCGATTGTACGCGATTTAATCGTCGTCGGAGCATCGGCAGGGGGAGTCGAGGCGTTAACTTATTTAGTTAAGCAGTTACCAACCGATTTCAATGCTGCTGTTATGGTAGTTCTTCACGTACACAGCCAAAGTCCGCCTATTCTGGCGGAGATTTTGAATAGTGCTGGAAAATTGCCAGCTTCTACAGCCCAAAATGGTGAAGCAATCGAGAAAGGACGAATCTATGTTGCTCCACCTGAATACCACTTGCGGCTGCAACCTGGATATTTGCAGTTAACCAAGGGGCCAAAAGAGAACCATCACCGCCCAGCTATCGATCCGCTATTTCGCAGCGCAGCACGAGCCTACGGAAGACGAGCGATCGCTGTACTTTTAACAGGAATGCTAGACGATGGCACAGCCGGACTGATGGCGGTGAAAATGCGTGGTGGTGTGGCAGTTGTTCAAGATCCTGATGATGCAATGTATTCGGGAATGCCACGTAGCGCCCTCGAAAATGTAGAAGAAATTGACTACATTTTGCCACTGTCGGAAATTCCATCGATTTTGGTAACTCTAGTTAATACACCGACAGAAAAGCCCCGACAAAGTAAGCTTGAATCTGACACAGCACAATCGAATATGGAAGCCGAAGACTCTGGTGCTCTAGTTGGTCAACCATCAACTTACACTTGCCCTGATTGCGGTGGTGTTCTCTGGGAAATTGAAGAAGGGAAAATGCTGCACTTTAAATGCCATACAGGTCATGCTTTCGGTGCAGAAACTCTAATGGCGTTGCAATCTGAGGTGTTTGAAGAGGCGTTATGGAGTGCGGTGAGGGCATTGCAAGAAAAAGCTATGCTCTCAGAACGTATGGCTTCTAGAATGCGCTATCGCAACCTTGAATTAGCAGCACAACAGATGGAACAAGAGGCTGAGGCTGCTAAACAACGTTCTCTCATCATTCGGGAAGTCTTAGAAAAAGGCAATAAACTTATTTAA
- a CDS encoding alpha/beta hydrolase fold protein, producing the protein MISHTEGTFKGVGELDLFYQSWHPTGKIRAILAIVHGLGAHSGRYGNVIEQLLPKQYAVYALDQRGNGRSPGQRGHINSWAELREDLKAFIELIKTQHPDCPIFIMGHSLGAVVVLDYILHYPDEAATLQGAIALAPAIGKVGVSKIRLLIGQLLSRVWPQFTLSTGIDLSAGSRDEKVLAAYAQDPLRHTLGTARLATEYFATVDWIYTHAADWQLPLLILHGEADRVALPEGGEIFYQLVPCKDKLRVVYPEAYHELLSDLNYQEVMADLENWLEQHLPDEAIKITLAM; encoded by the coding sequence ATGATTTCTCACACTGAAGGTACTTTTAAAGGTGTAGGAGAGCTTGACCTGTTTTACCAAAGCTGGCATCCCACAGGTAAAATACGGGCGATATTAGCGATCGTGCATGGATTAGGGGCGCATAGCGGACGATACGGAAATGTAATTGAACAACTTCTGCCTAAACAATATGCTGTTTATGCTTTGGATCAGCGTGGTAATGGACGTTCACCAGGACAGCGAGGACATATCAATAGTTGGGCGGAGTTGCGTGAAGATTTGAAAGCCTTCATAGAGTTGATTAAAACCCAGCATCCAGACTGCCCAATTTTTATTATGGGTCACAGCTTAGGTGCAGTAGTCGTCTTAGATTACATTTTGCACTATCCCGACGAAGCAGCGACATTGCAGGGTGCGATCGCGCTTGCACCAGCTATCGGGAAAGTTGGCGTTTCAAAAATCCGTCTACTAATTGGCCAGCTACTTTCTCGCGTCTGGCCGCAGTTCACCCTAAGTACTGGTATTGACCTTTCTGCTGGTTCGCGGGATGAAAAAGTTTTAGCAGCTTATGCCCAAGATCCCCTACGCCATACCCTAGGTACTGCGCGTCTGGCTACCGAGTACTTTGCCACAGTAGATTGGATTTATACTCACGCTGCTGATTGGCAATTGCCCCTATTAATTCTTCACGGTGAAGCCGACCGCGTAGCTTTACCAGAGGGCGGTGAAATATTTTACCAGCTAGTACCCTGTAAAGATAAGCTACGAGTGGTTTATCCCGAAGCCTATCACGAACTGCTAAGCGACCTCAATTATCAAGAGGTAATGGCCGATCTGGAAAATTGGTTGGAGCAACATTTACCAGATGAAGCGATTAAAATTACACTTGCAATGTAA
- a CDS encoding putative acyltransferase has protein sequence MAFFLKFLTIDWLIIWLQELRFIYEFKEVIILNNSSDFVTQNSADAAPSQTSESRTQSYTLPPLTAEAIERVQEGLAAAVDPAVRQRIAQTLQQLTAMTVEVSEPRASGELRRLVLRSLIHAFFRVRVEYLERLPQKPAIFAVNHLHHIDPFLLLSEIPAQPYYYILGDARTLYNKWWKRRILSFAGGVIPLARIWKEELAVIAEAKAGRQDLLELATAIEENVPTGGDIPTLRQIDRIVLTILARGDGIVLFPEGRLGETEGKLHVPLKRGTVIYALKSGVPIVPVALIGTHDLFLGKQLTVRFGQPLYFSHSTTSKRQEVDAVVLAVQDAMLALLPTNYQEPTGIKLLRNFLNHLFW, from the coding sequence TTGGCATTTTTTCTTAAGTTTCTGACTATAGATTGGTTAATAATCTGGCTGCAAGAACTAAGATTTATTTACGAATTCAAAGAGGTGATTATTCTCAATAATTCTAGTGACTTTGTGACTCAAAATAGCGCTGATGCGGCACCTTCTCAGACATCAGAAAGTCGAACCCAGTCATATACCTTACCACCTTTAACTGCGGAAGCCATCGAGCGAGTACAAGAAGGTTTGGCTGCGGCTGTCGATCCGGCTGTCCGCCAGAGGATTGCGCAAACTCTCCAGCAATTGACAGCCATGACTGTAGAGGTTTCAGAACCGAGGGCTAGCGGTGAGTTGCGTCGCCTCGTATTGCGATCGCTCATTCATGCTTTCTTCCGCGTGCGGGTAGAATACTTAGAAAGACTGCCCCAAAAACCTGCAATCTTCGCTGTCAACCATCTCCACCACATCGATCCGTTTCTCTTACTCAGCGAAATTCCCGCCCAACCTTACTATTACATTCTTGGTGATGCTCGTACCCTCTACAACAAGTGGTGGAAACGCCGGATACTCAGCTTTGCTGGAGGTGTAATTCCTTTAGCAAGGATCTGGAAAGAAGAATTGGCTGTCATTGCAGAGGCGAAAGCCGGACGACAGGATTTGCTAGAGTTAGCGACAGCGATTGAAGAAAATGTGCCCACAGGCGGAGATATCCCAACATTACGGCAAATCGATCGCATTGTGCTGACAATCTTGGCACGTGGTGATGGCATAGTTCTATTTCCCGAGGGGCGCTTGGGAGAAACTGAGGGTAAGTTGCACGTTCCCTTGAAGCGAGGAACTGTTATCTACGCTTTAAAATCTGGCGTACCCATAGTACCAGTAGCGTTGATTGGTACTCATGACCTATTTCTAGGAAAACAACTAACTGTTCGATTTGGTCAGCCATTATACTTTTCTCACAGCACCACGTCAAAGCGACAAGAAGTAGATGCAGTTGTATTGGCTGTACAGGATGCAATGCTAGCTTTATTACCTACAAACTATCAAGAACCCACAGGAATCAAGCTATTGCGTAATTTCCTTAATCACTTATTTTGGTGA